The Desulfobacterales bacterium DNA window CGGGGCATCATCGCCCTGGTGTTAAAAGTGGTGAATAACCAGTCCCCTGAAGCGGTGGCAGACGCCGAGCTTTATTTTCTGGATACCATCGGGCTGACCTCCAATTTGTCGCCCGCCCGGGCCAACGGCCTGGCCTCGATTCTCAAACGCATTAATCAACTGGCACATCAGCATACAAGTTGCTGAAAAAACCATAAACGGCCTTTTAGGCAGACCCGGGAGGCGTGCATGAATTTCGATTTTATTTATCATTTTCTGGCAGATTTGGGGTATACGCATCCCCTTCATCCGACGCTGACCCATCTTACCATCGGCCTTGTCATCGCTGCGGTGATTTTCCGGGCAATAGCGCTCTTGCCGGCATATGGCAAATATGGGCAAACCGCAAGGCACTGCAGCACCCTGGCTTTCCTGGCGATTTTTCCCACCGTGGTTCTGGGCTTGATGGATTGGGCCTACTACTATGGCGCCAATTGGATGTTTCCGATCAAAATGAAGATGATCCTGGCCGGCGCCCTTATGGTGCTCCTGCTTTTGGCTATCATCCTGAACCTTAAGCTTTCCAAGGGCTCCGGAGCACTGCTGGTGATTTACCTGCTCGCCTTTCTGACCGTGATCGGTCTCGGCTATTTTGGCGGTGAAATAGTGTACGGCAAAAGGAGTGCCCCGGGAGGTAATGGGGAACCGGCCGCCGAAAAATCGGCAGCCATCGGTACCCCCTCCGACGCTGCGGCCTTTGCAGAGGTGCAAACCATATTCCGGAATAATTGTACAAATTGCCACGCGGGCGCCAATCCGCCCAGCAGTCTGGATTTAACTTCATACGAAAATGTCATGAACGGCGGCCAAAACGGGCCGGTGGTGGTTTCCGGCAAGCCCGGAAAAAGCGAACTGATCAGGCGTGCAAGGGGCATCTCAACGCCTCAGATGCCGCTTGCCGGCCCTGCTTTGGCCGAAAGCGCCATCCGAACGCTTGAAAAATGGATTGCGGCCGGCGCGCCGGCGCCAAACAGATAAGGTACGGCGTTAAGTAACCTTAATCGATTTTATGAACACCGGGCGGTCAAACTTTAATACAAGAGATGAAAGGGCATATCATGCGACCGATTTCTTTTATAGCCATTATTGTGTGTTTTTCTGCTTGTGCGCCGTTGCTTTTCGCACCAATCGGCCTTTCAACCTACCAGGCCGGCAAGGCCATGGCCGAGGGCGCTGCCGCCCTGCCGTATCTGGCGCGATCCACGGTCGATATTAACGAGATCAATTTGAAGCAAGTCAACCAGAAGCTTAAGATCACCGTTGCCGACACCTACCGCTGGGCATATGGAAAAAATTTCGATGAAGTGCCTTCCGACGGCGATACCGGGCATCAATTCAAAAATATGCGCCAGGCCACCCAACTGCTGCAGAAAGTTCTGGCCGGTTATGGCATCGAAAATCCTGACAAGTATGTTTTCACCAGTATTGACACCGCAAAATCCGAAGGCCTGATTCTGTTTGCCGCGGTTAACCGGCAGAGGGAGAGATTTGCGGTGGACGGCGGCGAAGAGGGCAAAAAAGCAGTTCGCGTGACTAAGAATGATCCGGCATTCTATTCTCCTTATCAAAAGGATGCCGCCGGGAGGTCCCTGGATCGGGTCGTCGATTGGGCGGCGCTCACCACGGAGTGTTATCAGCAACAGATACACCAGGCGATGCTGCTGACCATGGAGGCCAACAAAATTATAACGGAGCAGGCCAAGCCCGGATTCTGGCAGGCCAGGGAAAAGTGGCTCGCCGGCGGATATATGGAAATTTTTGAAACGCAGGATCGGCAAACCTGCGCCGCCCTGGATATCGAAGCGGGGCAAGTCGAGCCGCCGCAGTAAATGAATAGGAACATCACTTTGAGCGGACAGGCAGGAAAAAAACACCGGTTTTCACTCTTATCCGTATGGTGCTCCTATCGGTCGCTGCCGTTATGGGTTCAAATATGGGTTGGGGCCATACTGGTTCCCGTCAACGGGGCCGCTTTTTTTCTTATAAAACGAGGAGGACCAAGTGAACAAAGCATTTGACGCTCACGAGCAGCTCAAAGCCTATTACGGAAAAATCCTTGAGAGCTCACAGGACCTGAAAACAAGCGCCTGCTGCTGCAGTGAGGAATCCGTGCCGGCTGAAGTGAGGGCCGCCCTGAAGGAAATAGACGATGAAATCGTTGCTCGGTTTTATGGATGCGGGTCTCCCTTGCCACCGGTTCTGGAAGGCTGCACGGTTTTGGATCTCGGATGCGGAACGGGCCGGGATGTGTATGTGGCCTCGAAACTGGTGGGCGAAAACGGCTTTGTCATCGGCGTTGACATGACCGATGAGCAACTTGCCGTTGCCAAACGGCATGTGGACTCTATGCGCGAAAAATTCGGCTACAAACATCCCAACGTGGATTTCCGCAAGGGGTTCATCGAGGATCTAAAGGCGCTTGATATCGCCGATAATTCCATCGACGTCGTAATTTCCAACTGCGTCATCAATCTGTCGCCGGATAAACCTTCCGTGCTCAAAGAAATTTTTCGCGTGCTCAAACCCGGCGGAGAGCTGTATTTCGCCGATGTTTTTGCCGGTTGCAGGGTGCCGGAACACCTCGCCGATGATCCGGTGCTGCACGGGGAATGTCTGGCCGGAGCCATGTATATCGAAGATTTCAGAAGGCTTCTATACAGCTTGGGGTGTCCGGATTACCGGGTGGCGGCCGGCAGAAAAATCAGCCTCGAAAATCCGGAAATTGAAAGTAAAGTCGGCATGATCGATTTTTATTCCATGACCATCCGGGCGTTCAAGTTGAGCGCGCTGGAGGATATTTGCGAGGATTACGGGCAGGTTGCCGTTTATCAGGGGACGATTCCGAATCACCCGCATGATTTCGCCCTCGATGACCACCACCGGTTTATCACCGGCAAACCCATGCTGGTATGCGGCAATACCGCTGCCATGATTCAGGAAACCAGATTTTCCAGGCACTTCAGCGTTTGGGGGGACCGGTCCGTCCATTACGGCCCGTTTGATTGCGCACCGGCATCTGTTAAAGCCGAAACTGAACAGGCGGGGGCCGGCGGCTCCTGTTGTTAAAGGGGTTCACCGTGTCTTTTTCGGTTGAATCCGCCAACCAAAAGCATCAAGGAGAAACGAATGGAGACCTATTACAACCCGGAGGACCTTTCCAAGTTTGAGGAAATCGGCAAAAACGCACCGGATCTGGCCAAAAAATTCTTCGACTATTATAACGCCGTGTTTGCCGACGGCGCGCTCACGGAGCGGGAAAAAACCCTGATTGCGCTGGCAGTGGCGCACGCGGTCCAGTGCCCGTACTGCATTGATGCCTACACGACAGATTGTCTTGAAAAAGGTTCCAATCTTTCCGAGATGACGGAAGCCGTACATGTGGCCAATGCCATCCGCGGCGGCGCCTCCCTGGTGCACGGGGTACAAATGCGCAATATCGCCGAAAAAATATCCTTGTAACGAAAATGGATCATTTCAATAAAACCCTTACCAGGCATGACCTCCGGTTGACACGGGATGAGACGGCGATTCTGCAGATCAATGTCGGCCTGCTGTGCAACCAGAAATGCCGTCACTGCCATCTGGATGCCGGGCCGCACCGATCGGAAAACATGGACCGGGCCACAGCCGAGCAGGTCATTGCCTATGCCGAAAGAAGCGGTTTTGACATCGTCGATATTACCGGCGGCGCACCGGAGTTGAACCCGAACCTCGAATATCTCGTCGAAAGGCTTTCGGAAATCGCCTCTCACGTCATGCTCCGCTCCAACCTTTCCGTGCTCGGCAACGGTCAAAAGGACCGATTGATCGAAAAGCTGGCATCCCGCCGGGTCGCCGTCGTTGGCTCCTTTCCGTCGATTGACGAATTGCAGGCCGATGCCCAGCGCGGGGAGGGGGTTTTTGCATCGAGCATTGCGGTGCTTCAGAAATTGAATCGGATCGGGTACGGCCAGGAGGGTACGGGGCTGGAACTCAATCTTGTGGTCAATCCCACCGGGGCGTTTCTGCCGCCTTCCCAGGAGCAGTCGGCGAAACGATACCGGGATGTCCTCAAGAGGCGATGGGGGATCACGTTTAACCAGCTCTTCAGCTTTGCCAACGTGCCGATCGGCAGATTTCGCCGGTGGCTCATGGATTCGGGAAATTTCGAAGCGTATATGGAAAAACTGGCCAGGGCCTTCAACCCTTGCGCGGTCGAGGGGGTGATGTGCCGCACACTGGTGTCTGTGGCATGGGATGGATATTTCTATGACTGCGACTTCAATCTGGCCAGGCGCATCCCCATGGGCGGGAAAAAAAAAGTGCATGTATCGGAGATGCCAGAAAAGCCGGCGCCGGGCATTCCCATCGCCACCGCCGATCACTGCTATACCTGCACCGCCGGCGTAGGGTTTACATGAGCCGGCGCGATTGAAACCTGAGTTCAGGTTTGCTTTTCTTTTGAACGGGAGTCCGGATGGATAAAGCCCAGTCACAAAATCAGAAACGAAGCTGGAGCAGATGGATCATACTCTCCCGCCGCCGCGGAATGGAAAAAGGCAGGTGCTCCCGAAAAGGTGCTTGGCTAAATGGGGCGGCTTTTCAAATGGCTGCGGTCATAGATGCAATAAGGAGAAACGCAGATGATGCCCAATCGACTCAAAATAATTTCCATGATCGTTTTTTCCGCAGTTGTTTTTCTGTCCGGTGCGGGAAACACCGAAACCGGGGAAAAAAACAGCGAGGTCCTTCATATTGGCAAATTTTCCGAGGCCGACCCGGGCGAAACGATCCCTTCCGGCTGGGAGCCGCTGACCTTTGAAGATATCGATCAACATACGGACTATCAGCTGGTCGAGGACGACGGCGCCACCGTCGTGCGGGCTGAAAGCGATGCTTCCGCATCCGGCCTGATTCGTAAAATACGTATCGACCCCGGAAAATACCCGGTCATCGAGTGGCGCTGGCGGGCCACCGGCGTTTACAAAGGCGGCGATGTCAGCCGAAAAGACGGGGACGACTATCCGGCCCGCATCTATATTGCTTTTGAATACGACCCGGACAATGTCGGATTCTTCGAGCGGGCGAAATTCAAGGCGATCAAGATGATTCATGGCGAATACCCCCCGATC harbors:
- a CDS encoding c-type cytochrome domain-containing protein, whose product is MNFDFIYHFLADLGYTHPLHPTLTHLTIGLVIAAVIFRAIALLPAYGKYGQTARHCSTLAFLAIFPTVVLGLMDWAYYYGANWMFPIKMKMILAGALMVLLLLAIILNLKLSKGSGALLVIYLLAFLTVIGLGYFGGEIVYGKRSAPGGNGEPAAEKSAAIGTPSDAAAFAEVQTIFRNNCTNCHAGANPPSSLDLTSYENVMNGGQNGPVVVSGKPGKSELIRRARGISTPQMPLAGPALAESAIRTLEKWIAAGAPAPNR
- a CDS encoding arsenosugar biosynthesis-associated peroxidase-like protein, whose protein sequence is METYYNPEDLSKFEEIGKNAPDLAKKFFDYYNAVFADGALTEREKTLIALAVAHAVQCPYCIDAYTTDCLEKGSNLSEMTEAVHVANAIRGGASLVHGVQMRNIAEKISL
- a CDS encoding methyltransferase domain-containing protein gives rise to the protein MNKAFDAHEQLKAYYGKILESSQDLKTSACCCSEESVPAEVRAALKEIDDEIVARFYGCGSPLPPVLEGCTVLDLGCGTGRDVYVASKLVGENGFVIGVDMTDEQLAVAKRHVDSMREKFGYKHPNVDFRKGFIEDLKALDIADNSIDVVISNCVINLSPDKPSVLKEIFRVLKPGGELYFADVFAGCRVPEHLADDPVLHGECLAGAMYIEDFRRLLYSLGCPDYRVAAGRKISLENPEIESKVGMIDFYSMTIRAFKLSALEDICEDYGQVAVYQGTIPNHPHDFALDDHHRFITGKPMLVCGNTAAMIQETRFSRHFSVWGDRSVHYGPFDCAPASVKAETEQAGAGGSCC
- a CDS encoding DUF3047 domain-containing protein, which gives rise to MMPNRLKIISMIVFSAVVFLSGAGNTETGEKNSEVLHIGKFSEADPGETIPSGWEPLTFEDIDQHTDYQLVEDDGATVVRAESDASASGLIRKIRIDPGKYPVIEWRWRATGVYKGGDVSRKDGDDYPARIYIAFEYDPDNVGFFERAKFKAIKMIHGEYPPIGAINYIWASNAPVGKIVPNAYTDRVRMIVVESGGENTGTWVSESRNILEDYKTAFGQDPPMIRGIALMTDSDNTGESTVTYYGDIVMKSAE
- a CDS encoding SufE family protein, translating into RGIIALVLKVVNNQSPEAVADAELYFLDTIGLTSNLSPARANGLASILKRINQLAHQHTSC
- the arsS gene encoding arsenosugar biosynthesis radical SAM (seleno)protein ArsS (Some members of this family are selenoproteins.), which codes for MTRDETAILQINVGLLCNQKCRHCHLDAGPHRSENMDRATAEQVIAYAERSGFDIVDITGGAPELNPNLEYLVERLSEIASHVMLRSNLSVLGNGQKDRLIEKLASRRVAVVGSFPSIDELQADAQRGEGVFASSIAVLQKLNRIGYGQEGTGLELNLVVNPTGAFLPPSQEQSAKRYRDVLKRRWGITFNQLFSFANVPIGRFRRWLMDSGNFEAYMEKLARAFNPCAVEGVMCRTLVSVAWDGYFYDCDFNLARRIPMGGKKKVHVSEMPEKPAPGIPIATADHCYTCTAGVGFT